A portion of the Stella humosa genome contains these proteins:
- the ggt gene encoding gamma-glutamyltransferase codes for MRASPIRDFNVGRSANYAEDGMVATAHPRATLAGLDVLRRGGNAMDAAITAIAMLSVIEPQSTGIGGDCFVIYCPKGGAPIGLNGSGRAPAAANVGWYKDRGISKIELRTPHAVTIPGAIDAWCKLAADHGTMPLSELLAPAIKAAEEGFILTPRVAHDWAGSVDKLQSDPDTARSYLPGGKAPGVGDKHRSPELGATLRLIGEKGRAGFYEGRVAEDIVAKLKSLGGLHELSDFAAQECEYVTPVQTNYRGYDVCEIPPNGQGLTALIILNVLAGYDLSEGAMSEADRIHLLAEAGKAAYWRRDTYFADQRFAEVPIERLLSSQEADSIRKRIRMDEAHAGVHYNGVEHKDTTYLCVVDKDRNAVSFINSLFAGFGSGITAPKSGVILQNRGMGFRIDDDHPSRIEGGKRPFHTIIPGMLLKDGKAVMPFGVMGGHYQSVGHANLISNIIDRGDDPQEAIERPRTFAYEGELKLEDPIGEDIAGDLAARGHVIGRFDAPTGGAQAIWIDHERGVLIGGSEKRKDGCALGY; via the coding sequence ATGCGCGCATCGCCGATCCGCGACTTCAACGTCGGCCGCTCCGCCAACTATGCCGAGGACGGAATGGTCGCGACCGCGCACCCGCGCGCGACGCTGGCCGGGCTCGACGTGCTGCGCCGCGGCGGCAATGCCATGGATGCGGCGATCACGGCGATCGCCATGCTGTCGGTGATCGAGCCGCAGTCGACCGGTATCGGCGGCGACTGCTTCGTCATCTATTGCCCCAAGGGCGGCGCGCCGATCGGCCTCAACGGTTCGGGCCGGGCGCCGGCGGCGGCCAATGTCGGCTGGTACAAGGATCGCGGGATCTCCAAGATCGAGCTGCGCACGCCGCATGCCGTCACCATCCCGGGCGCCATCGACGCCTGGTGCAAGCTGGCGGCCGACCATGGGACGATGCCGCTGTCCGAGCTGCTGGCGCCCGCGATCAAGGCGGCCGAGGAAGGCTTCATCCTGACCCCGCGCGTGGCCCATGACTGGGCCGGCAGCGTCGACAAGCTGCAGTCCGACCCCGACACCGCGCGCTCCTACCTGCCGGGCGGCAAGGCCCCCGGCGTCGGCGACAAGCATCGCTCGCCCGAGCTGGGCGCCACTCTCCGCCTGATCGGCGAGAAGGGCCGCGCCGGCTTCTACGAGGGCCGCGTCGCCGAGGACATCGTCGCCAAGCTGAAGTCGCTGGGCGGCCTGCACGAGCTGTCGGACTTCGCCGCGCAGGAGTGCGAGTACGTCACCCCGGTGCAGACGAACTATCGCGGCTACGACGTGTGCGAGATCCCGCCCAACGGGCAGGGGCTGACCGCGCTCATCATCCTCAACGTGCTGGCCGGCTACGACCTGTCGGAAGGGGCGATGTCGGAGGCCGACCGCATCCACCTGCTGGCCGAGGCCGGCAAGGCCGCCTACTGGCGGCGCGACACCTACTTCGCCGACCAGCGCTTCGCCGAGGTGCCGATCGAGCGCCTGCTGTCGAGCCAGGAGGCGGATTCCATCCGCAAGCGCATCCGCATGGACGAGGCCCATGCCGGCGTCCACTACAACGGCGTCGAGCACAAGGACACGACCTACCTCTGCGTCGTCGACAAGGACCGCAACGCCGTCTCCTTCATCAACTCGCTGTTCGCGGGCTTCGGCAGCGGCATCACGGCGCCGAAGTCGGGCGTCATCCTGCAGAACCGCGGCATGGGCTTCCGCATCGACGACGACCATCCGAGCCGGATCGAGGGCGGCAAGCGGCCGTTCCACACCATCATCCCCGGCATGCTGCTGAAGGACGGGAAGGCGGTCATGCCGTTCGGCGTCATGGGCGGCCACTACCAGTCGGTCGGCCATGCGAACCTCATCTCCAACATCATCGATCGCGGCGACGACCCGCAGGAGGCGATCGAGCGCCCGCGCACCTTCGCCTATGAGGGCGAGCTGAAGCTGGAGGACCCGATCGGCGAGGACATCGCAGGCGACCTGGCGGCCCGCGGCCATGTCATCGGCCGCTTCGATGCGCCGACCGGCGGTGCCCAGGCCATCTGGATCGACCATGAGCGCGGCGTGCTGATCGGCGGGTCCGAGAAGCGCAAGGACGGCTGCGCGCTCGGCTATTGA
- a CDS encoding DMT family transporter: MSQGAAAPAKGAVGTTEAVALLVLAVVLFGTAWPAMKNGLADATPVWYAAARAAVSAIAALAMVVVLGRAALPARADWPIILSVGTGQLAGFFTLANLGLGYVPASRAVVLAYTTTIWLVPIGTLFLGERLGAWRLAGLVSGIAGVAVLFNPAALDWSDGRVLLGNLFLLAAALSWSLAIVHARVHRWHLSPLQVLPWQMAWAALLLTVVAMVAEPDGHVGWSATALVPLAYVAIIVGPTGTWATTTVSRALPTIVTSLGFLAAPAVGVVASTVALGEPVTLSLALGAGLVIGGAVLVSLSTLRPGAAR, from the coding sequence TTGAGCCAGGGGGCGGCGGCGCCGGCCAAGGGCGCCGTCGGCACCACCGAGGCCGTTGCCCTGCTGGTCCTGGCGGTGGTGCTGTTCGGCACCGCCTGGCCGGCAATGAAGAACGGCCTGGCGGATGCCACCCCGGTCTGGTACGCGGCCGCCCGGGCGGCCGTCAGCGCCATCGCCGCCCTGGCGATGGTCGTGGTGCTGGGCCGGGCCGCCCTGCCGGCACGGGCGGACTGGCCGATCATCCTGTCGGTCGGCACCGGACAGCTTGCCGGCTTCTTCACGCTGGCCAATCTTGGCCTGGGCTACGTTCCGGCCAGCCGGGCCGTCGTGCTGGCCTACACCACCACCATCTGGCTGGTGCCGATCGGCACCCTCTTTCTGGGCGAGCGGCTGGGCGCCTGGCGGCTGGCCGGGCTCGTCAGCGGTATCGCTGGGGTGGCGGTGCTGTTCAATCCGGCCGCGCTCGACTGGTCGGACGGGCGGGTGCTGCTGGGCAACCTGTTCCTGCTGGCGGCAGCCCTCTCCTGGTCGCTCGCCATCGTCCATGCCCGCGTCCATCGCTGGCATCTGTCGCCCTTGCAGGTGTTGCCCTGGCAGATGGCCTGGGCGGCATTGCTGCTGACGGTGGTGGCGATGGTGGCAGAGCCGGATGGCCATGTCGGCTGGTCCGCCACCGCGCTCGTGCCGCTCGCCTATGTCGCGATCATCGTCGGCCCGACCGGCACCTGGGCCACCACCACCGTGTCGCGGGCGCTGCCCACCATCGTCACCTCGCTGGGATTTCTTGCCGCGCCGGCGGTCGGCGTCGTCGCCTCGACCGTAGCGCTGGGCGAGCCGGTCACGCTGTCGCTGGCGCTCGGCGCCGGCCTGGTGATCGGCGGCGCCGTCCTCGTCAGTCTCTCCACCCTCAGACCCGGAGCTGCCCGATGA
- a CDS encoding acetamidase/formamidase family protein: MTHHHLKSSPETCHWGIFDATLPPVLTVQSGDTVTIETISGGPDVMPPAPYEVLPELRAVHAKVPRGPGHILTGPVRIEGATPGDVLEIQILSVEPRQDWGWMAIRPLRGTLPEDFHEQTLAHYPIDQAAGVTRMPWGMDIPLAPFFGVMGVAPPKAWGRIDTIVPRDHGGNIDLKEMRAGATLYLPVWVEGANFSTGDGHGVQGDGEVCLTALETAMTGTFRFVVRKDLTFRFPRAETPTHLITLGLNEDLDDAAKQALREMIQLIVERTNITREQAYMLCSLAVDLRVTQTVDGNKGIHAMLAKSLLGA; this comes from the coding sequence ATGACCCATCACCACCTGAAGTCCAGCCCCGAGACCTGCCACTGGGGCATCTTCGACGCCACCCTGCCGCCGGTGCTGACCGTGCAGTCCGGCGACACGGTCACGATCGAGACCATCTCGGGCGGGCCGGACGTGATGCCGCCCGCCCCCTACGAGGTGCTGCCGGAGCTGCGCGCGGTGCATGCCAAGGTGCCGCGCGGCCCGGGCCACATCCTGACCGGGCCGGTGCGCATCGAGGGCGCCACCCCGGGCGACGTGCTGGAAATCCAGATCCTCTCGGTCGAGCCGCGCCAGGACTGGGGCTGGATGGCGATCCGCCCGCTGCGCGGCACCCTGCCCGAGGATTTCCACGAGCAGACGCTGGCCCACTATCCGATCGACCAAGCGGCCGGCGTCACCCGGATGCCGTGGGGCATGGACATCCCGCTGGCGCCCTTCTTCGGCGTCATGGGTGTCGCCCCGCCCAAGGCCTGGGGCCGCATCGACACCATCGTGCCGCGCGACCATGGCGGCAACATCGACCTGAAGGAGATGCGGGCGGGGGCCACGCTCTACCTGCCGGTCTGGGTCGAGGGTGCCAACTTCTCGACCGGCGACGGCCACGGCGTGCAGGGCGATGGCGAAGTCTGCCTGACGGCGCTGGAGACGGCGATGACCGGCACCTTCCGCTTCGTCGTGCGCAAGGACCTGACCTTCCGCTTCCCGCGGGCCGAGACGCCGACCCACCTGATCACGCTCGGCCTCAACGAGGACCTGGACGACGCCGCCAAGCAGGCGCTGCGCGAGATGATCCAGCTCATCGTCGAGCGCACCAACATCACGCGCGAGCAGGCCTACATGCTGTGCAGCCTCGCCGTCGACCTGCGGGTGACGCAGACGGTGGACGGCAACAAGGGTATCCACGCCATGCTGGCGAAAAGCCTGCTCGGCGCCTGA
- a CDS encoding mandelate racemase/muconate lactonizing enzyme family protein, producing MRIAAIEDLHADAGWRTYSFLKVTTDDGIVGWSEYSENYGSAGLTGVIRAIAAQLVGVDPRPVEKITAMLYAQTRQAPGGVNAQAIAAIENALLDVKAKGLGVRVCELFGGPVRERLPLYWSHCGTYRVTYPELCGVPPVTSLDDVKALGREVRAKGYGSLKTNILRFDGGAAALHMPGFARGGEGPEINVDRGLTRAVDRLLGAFREGAGEDAGLHLDLNFNFRTEGYIRMARAIEDHDPTWVEIDLFEPDALAHIRRQVRTPIASGESLFGRRGFLPYLAAGAMDVAIVDVVWNGLAESLKIAAMADAYEINVAPHNFYGHLSTAISAHFSAAVPNFRIMEIDVDDCRWRDEFYLNPPVIRDGHLHLPTGPGWGVEVNEAAVRARSGRR from the coding sequence ATGCGCATCGCCGCGATCGAGGACCTGCACGCCGACGCCGGTTGGCGAACCTATTCCTTCCTGAAGGTCACGACCGACGACGGCATCGTCGGCTGGTCGGAATATTCCGAGAACTATGGCAGCGCCGGCCTGACCGGCGTCATCCGGGCGATCGCGGCCCAGCTCGTCGGCGTCGACCCGCGTCCGGTCGAGAAGATCACGGCCATGCTCTACGCCCAGACCCGGCAGGCGCCGGGCGGGGTTAACGCCCAGGCCATCGCCGCCATCGAGAACGCGCTGCTCGACGTGAAGGCGAAGGGACTGGGCGTGCGGGTGTGCGAGCTGTTCGGCGGGCCGGTGCGCGAGCGCCTGCCGCTCTACTGGTCGCATTGCGGCACCTATCGCGTCACCTATCCCGAGCTGTGCGGCGTGCCGCCGGTCACCAGCCTGGACGACGTGAAGGCGCTGGGGCGCGAGGTCCGGGCAAAGGGCTACGGCTCGCTGAAGACCAACATCCTGCGCTTCGACGGTGGCGCGGCCGCCCTCCACATGCCGGGCTTCGCGCGCGGCGGCGAGGGGCCGGAGATCAATGTCGACCGCGGGCTGACGCGCGCGGTCGACCGGCTGCTGGGCGCCTTCCGGGAAGGGGCGGGCGAGGATGCCGGGCTGCATCTCGACCTCAACTTCAACTTCCGCACCGAGGGCTATATCCGCATGGCCCGGGCGATCGAGGACCACGACCCGACCTGGGTCGAGATCGACCTGTTTGAGCCGGACGCCCTGGCCCACATCCGCCGCCAGGTGCGCACGCCCATCGCTTCGGGTGAATCCCTGTTCGGCCGCCGCGGCTTCCTGCCCTACCTGGCGGCCGGCGCCATGGACGTCGCCATCGTCGACGTGGTGTGGAACGGCCTAGCCGAATCCCTGAAGATCGCCGCCATGGCCGACGCCTACGAGATCAACGTGGCGCCGCACAACTTCTACGGCCACCTGTCGACGGCGATCAGCGCCCACTTCTCCGCCGCCGTGCCGAACTTCCGCATCATGGAGATCGACGTCGACGACTGCCGCTGGCGCGACGAGTTCTACCTGAACCCGCCCGTCATCCGCGATGGCCACCTGCACCTGCCGACCGGCCCTGGTTGGGGCGTCGAGGTCAACGAGGCGGCGGTGCGGGCGCGGTCGGGGAGACGGTAG
- a CDS encoding S8 family serine peptidase, whose product MRQVRKGRAQVSAQPAAANEVRAQPVDPFGTGSGVTGRYIVTFAETDSDAAVRTVLKFGGAKMAVSTARDDLAAANVPDSGVYFDRLGIAVVNVDPGAAGSLMASSAADAGILSVEPEPIVYAIGAGGSVSEELAAYLRGYRDGVRDAIAKVLGDDEGIASTQAAAWDEARETWGLQATRVLQSRFTGRGIRVAVLDTGIDFTHPDFLSRAIIHRSFIEGEEVQDGNGHGTHCAGTACGPRAAAVPPRFGIACDAELYVGKVLANSGFGAAGSVLDGINWAVGEGCHIVSLSLASQIRPGNGPLAFYEAAGQRALAAGTLLIAAAGNDSRRPGLVQPVSAPANSVSIMSVAALAQDMAVAHFSNGGVNAGGGGIDIAAPGVDVHSSWPLPTRYRSISGTSMATPHVAGIAALHAEADPSLRGMALWSKLTASARRLSGSAQDIGSGLAIAP is encoded by the coding sequence ATGAGGCAAGTTCGAAAGGGACGCGCCCAGGTGTCGGCCCAGCCCGCCGCAGCCAACGAGGTGCGCGCGCAACCCGTGGATCCCTTCGGTACGGGATCTGGCGTTACAGGCCGCTACATCGTGACATTTGCGGAGACCGACTCGGATGCGGCCGTACGCACGGTGCTGAAGTTTGGCGGCGCCAAGATGGCGGTCTCGACCGCGCGCGACGATCTGGCCGCAGCCAACGTCCCCGACAGTGGGGTTTACTTCGACAGGCTCGGAATAGCGGTTGTCAACGTCGATCCCGGTGCCGCGGGCTCACTCATGGCGTCGAGTGCCGCCGACGCCGGCATCCTGTCGGTGGAGCCGGAGCCGATCGTGTATGCCATCGGTGCAGGCGGCTCGGTATCCGAAGAACTAGCGGCCTACCTGCGCGGCTACCGCGACGGCGTTCGCGACGCCATTGCCAAGGTCCTGGGAGACGACGAAGGCATTGCCAGCACGCAGGCTGCCGCGTGGGACGAAGCCCGCGAGACCTGGGGCCTTCAGGCGACCCGGGTGCTGCAATCGCGCTTCACCGGTCGCGGCATTCGCGTGGCGGTCCTTGACACCGGAATCGACTTCACGCACCCGGACTTTCTATCGCGCGCGATCATCCATCGCTCCTTCATAGAGGGCGAAGAGGTCCAGGACGGAAATGGGCACGGCACCCACTGCGCCGGCACGGCATGCGGACCGCGGGCGGCTGCGGTGCCGCCCCGCTTCGGCATCGCCTGCGACGCCGAACTCTATGTCGGTAAGGTCCTGGCAAACAGCGGGTTCGGTGCCGCCGGCAGTGTGCTGGACGGCATCAACTGGGCCGTAGGCGAGGGGTGCCATATCGTGTCTCTGTCACTGGCGAGCCAGATCCGGCCGGGCAACGGCCCGCTTGCCTTCTACGAGGCGGCCGGTCAACGGGCATTGGCGGCAGGAACGTTGCTCATCGCAGCCGCTGGCAACGACTCGCGCCGGCCGGGGCTGGTGCAACCGGTGTCCGCGCCCGCCAACAGCGTATCCATCATGTCGGTGGCGGCGCTCGCGCAAGATATGGCCGTGGCGCACTTCTCCAATGGCGGGGTGAATGCGGGCGGAGGCGGCATCGACATCGCGGCGCCGGGCGTCGATGTGCATTCGAGTTGGCCCCTGCCGACGCGCTATCGTTCCATTTCCGGAACCAGCATGGCCACCCCGCATGTGGCCGGGATAGCCGCCCTGCATGCGGAAGCAGACCCCAGCCTTCGCGGCATGGCATTGTGGTCGAAGCTGACGGCCAGCGCCCGGCGATTGTCGGGCAGCGCTCAGGACATCGGCTCGGGACTCGCCATCGCTCCCTAG
- a CDS encoding amidase yields MTEPCDLSAVELRRLIGAKQLSPVELMGSCIARTEATNPAVNALVATDFECGLAEARAAEQAVMQGGALGPLHGLPIGVKDLTDTAGLRTTYGSPLFRDHVPERDERLVAAIRRAGGIVVAKTNTPEFGTGGNTTNDVYGATGNPFDPALSCGGSSGGSGVALALSMLPLCHGSDTGGSLRKPAAWCGVVGFRPTPGLVASERRRLGLSTLGVQGPMARDVADTALFLSVLASDDPRDPMANPLLDAAAAAALARPPAVDLARLKVAWSVDLGFTPIAPSIRRVFEDRMRRLTDAFARFTPEDPDFEGIEQSYRVVRSVNFLAAYKAIYERNPADLGRNTRTNYEEGLKYSLADFAAAHAAQTRVYRAFQDFFGRHDLLIAPTQAMSPFPKDQLYPTDMEGMSLSHYFATSGITYAISMTGHPAISIPCGVDEKGLPFGLQIVGPRGGDAFTLGAALALEKLFAADPATGRPIPDPAKWPSRP; encoded by the coding sequence ATGACCGAGCCCTGCGATCTTTCCGCCGTCGAACTGCGCCGCCTGATCGGCGCCAAGCAATTGTCGCCGGTGGAGTTGATGGGCTCCTGCATCGCCCGCACCGAGGCGACCAATCCCGCGGTCAACGCGCTCGTCGCGACCGATTTCGAGTGTGGTCTGGCCGAGGCACGCGCGGCCGAGCAGGCCGTGATGCAGGGCGGCGCGCTCGGGCCGCTGCACGGCCTGCCGATCGGCGTGAAGGACCTGACCGACACGGCCGGCCTGCGCACCACCTATGGCTCGCCGCTCTTCCGCGACCATGTGCCCGAGCGGGACGAGCGGCTGGTGGCGGCGATCAGGCGGGCGGGCGGCATCGTCGTCGCCAAGACCAACACGCCGGAGTTCGGGACCGGCGGCAACACCACCAACGACGTCTATGGTGCCACGGGCAACCCGTTCGACCCGGCGCTGTCCTGCGGCGGCTCCTCGGGCGGCTCGGGCGTGGCGCTGGCGCTCTCGATGCTGCCGCTCTGCCACGGCTCGGACACCGGCGGCTCTCTGCGCAAGCCGGCCGCCTGGTGCGGCGTGGTGGGCTTCCGGCCGACGCCGGGCCTGGTCGCCTCCGAGCGCCGCCGGCTCGGCCTGTCGACGCTGGGCGTGCAGGGGCCGATGGCGCGCGACGTCGCCGACACCGCGCTCTTCCTCTCGGTTCTGGCCTCCGACGATCCGCGCGACCCGATGGCCAACCCGCTGCTGGATGCCGCGGCCGCAGCAGCCCTCGCCCGGCCGCCGGCCGTCGACCTGGCCCGTCTGAAGGTCGCCTGGTCCGTCGACCTCGGCTTCACGCCGATCGCGCCCTCGATCCGCCGCGTGTTCGAGGACCGGATGCGCCGCCTGACCGACGCCTTCGCCCGCTTCACGCCGGAGGACCCCGACTTCGAGGGCATCGAGCAGTCCTACCGCGTCGTCCGCTCGGTCAATTTCCTGGCCGCCTACAAGGCGATCTACGAGCGCAACCCGGCCGACCTCGGCCGCAACACGCGCACGAACTACGAGGAAGGGCTGAAATACTCCCTGGCGGACTTCGCGGCCGCCCATGCCGCCCAGACCCGGGTCTACCGCGCCTTCCAGGACTTCTTCGGCCGCCACGACCTGCTGATCGCGCCGACCCAGGCGATGTCCCCCTTCCCCAAGGATCAGCTCTATCCGACCGACATGGAGGGGATGAGCCTGTCGCACTACTTCGCGACGTCCGGCATCACCTACGCCATCTCGATGACCGGCCACCCCGCCATCTCGATCCCCTGCGGCGTCGACGAGAAAGGGCTGCCCTTCGGCCTGCAGATCGTCGGCCCGCGCGGCGGCGACGCCTTCACGCTGGGTGCGGCCCTCGCCCTCGAGAAGCTGTTCGCCGCCGACCCGGCCACCGGCCGGCCGATCCCGGATCCGGCGAAGTGGCCCAGCCGGCCCTAA
- a CDS encoding SDR family NAD(P)-dependent oxidoreductase — protein sequence MEIRLDGRVALITGGSKGLGRAMGEMFATSGASVVLAARGAESLETARAAIAAKGGEVHVVAADVATADGCKAAYQAAVDRFGRVDILVNNAGKSNTAPFASIDDATWQDDIDLKLFAAIRLTRLAFPAMCERGWGRVINVLNTHAKAPGPRSAPTSVTRAAGLALTKVLANEGAPHNVLVNALLVGQIDSDQWTRQHAASGTNLTYAEFLAEKGKAIPMGRVGRAEEFASVACLLVSDAGGYVTGTAINVDGGRTPIT from the coding sequence ATGGAAATCCGACTGGACGGGCGCGTCGCCCTGATCACCGGGGGCAGCAAGGGGCTGGGCCGCGCCATGGGCGAGATGTTCGCCACGTCGGGTGCGTCCGTCGTACTCGCGGCGCGCGGCGCCGAATCGCTGGAGACGGCGCGGGCCGCCATCGCCGCCAAGGGTGGCGAGGTGCATGTGGTGGCAGCCGACGTCGCCACCGCCGATGGCTGCAAGGCCGCCTACCAGGCGGCCGTGGATCGCTTCGGCCGTGTCGACATCCTGGTCAATAATGCCGGCAAGTCGAACACGGCGCCGTTTGCGTCTATCGACGACGCGACGTGGCAGGACGACATCGACCTGAAGCTCTTCGCGGCGATCCGGCTGACCCGTCTGGCTTTTCCCGCCATGTGCGAGCGCGGCTGGGGACGGGTCATCAACGTCCTCAACACCCATGCCAAGGCGCCGGGCCCGCGCAGCGCCCCCACGTCCGTCACGCGCGCGGCCGGGCTCGCCCTGACCAAGGTGCTGGCCAACGAAGGCGCGCCGCACAACGTCCTGGTCAATGCCCTGCTCGTGGGCCAGATCGACAGCGACCAGTGGACCCGCCAGCACGCGGCATCCGGCACGAACCTCACCTATGCCGAATTCCTCGCCGAGAAAGGCAAGGCCATTCCGATGGGCCGAGTCGGCCGAGCCGAGGAATTCGCGTCCGTCGCCTGCCTTCTGGTGTCGGATGCCGGCGGCTACGTCACCGGAACAGCCATCAACGTCGATGGCGGCCGGACGCCCATCACCTGA
- a CDS encoding PRC-barrel domain-containing protein — MKIQLAAATAAIALFAGAPAIAADLSTDPVLSTSASYENTTSNPLSPLQSRPGAPSSGERANDPGEGMPPHSAGLPPTSYGLPPSSAPVYYTQPTYYVPPQPVYYQQPVYYQQPATTIVTTTTAPTYVAPGYVTPAGYGGLIGTEVTDMYGSRVGQVTDVQVMADSRAIAVIGLGPWAGQVDRVIALPLDQMRHTTPGRLAYGATADQIRAVPSYR, encoded by the coding sequence ATGAAGATCCAGCTTGCCGCGGCGACGGCCGCGATCGCCCTGTTCGCCGGCGCGCCGGCCATCGCCGCCGACCTGTCGACCGACCCGGTGCTGTCGACCTCGGCCTCGTACGAGAACACGACCTCCAACCCGCTGAGCCCGTTGCAAAGCCGCCCCGGCGCCCCCTCCTCCGGCGAGCGCGCGAACGATCCGGGCGAGGGCATGCCGCCCCATTCGGCTGGCCTGCCGCCCACCAGCTATGGCCTGCCGCCGTCGAGCGCGCCCGTGTACTACACGCAGCCGACCTACTACGTGCCGCCGCAGCCGGTCTATTACCAGCAGCCCGTCTACTACCAGCAGCCGGCGACCACGATCGTCACCACCACCACCGCCCCGACCTACGTCGCGCCTGGCTACGTCACGCCGGCCGGCTACGGTGGCCTGATCGGCACCGAGGTGACGGACATGTATGGCAGCCGGGTCGGCCAGGTGACCGACGTGCAGGTGATGGCCGACAGCCGGGCGATCGCGGTCATCGGCCTCGGCCCGTGGGCCGGCCAGGTCGACCGCGTGATCGCGCTGCCGCTCGACCAGATGCGCCACACGACGCCGGGGCGCCTTGCCTACGGCGCCACCGCCGACCAGATCCGCGCGGTGCCGTCGTATCGGTAG